Within the Plasmodium relictum strain SGS1 genome assembly, chromosome: 12 genome, the region taaaaattaacaatataaaagtagtattaataaaaattttacacctaaaatctttaaaatatttaacttttttattttttttttattatattttttctttaatatccCTGATATGTATATACTTTGTTTAACTTCATCAATTTTAAAagcattttttatattaaaatattatgtaattaatatcttttactaattttattctttttagaaatttatgaaattttGATCTTGTATCAATATGTGCATATAAGAACTATTGTATAATTTCAATTCTATATTCCTTGTTTGttcttaaatataattaaatttacttCAAAAGAAAATTGAATGAAATagacaaaaattttataaaacaatttatgcaaaaagaaacaaaattaaaaaattatacttgCATAGGCATAGTAACatgtaaatataattttttgcatatgaattttaattaaaaaaaatgtattatatatataaacatatataatgttactttttttttttttttttttttttttttaacaaaagaaaaaaaattataaaatgaaataaattatttaaaatttctttgtatataaaaatatgttatagaaatgtattttttagcATTATCATAAATGaaatagtataaaaaaattatttcatttggAATGAAATGCatttgattttatttttatttttaattttttttgttcatttttactaaaagttgaaaaaaaatatatttacaaattGTTAAGCtaggataaaaaaaataaaaaaattaagattcagtgaaaattttttttcttgtttctACAATAttaatacaatttttttcgATTTGACTTCATAGAAGAGAAAATaatgttttaaatttaaaaaaaaaaaaaatgcattttaaaaattacataaactcggatttaaattatgaataaaattaatataatttttatattgctAACAatgtgtaaaaaaaaaaaaaaataataaataaaaaataaaaataaaaatagagatAAGAAGAAAGGATaaagtataaaataaaaataaaaatgtgaaATCAAAGCAAAATATAGCGctcttaaaaaatttagaacaAAACTTATTTGAAATActgtaaaaaattatagaagcTATTTGattattaaatgaatataaaagatacttttatattaaatttaatttttttttaaattaattaaaaagaaagaataatattcagcttcataaaaaaaggccaagatatttaataaaactattttttttttttttcgtattTTTAtggattttttttaaaataattttatcaatTTAATTTTGCAGTTTACgctacaaaaatatatatatatatatattataactAACAATGCTTATTTTTGTGAATAACTTATGTAAGAGatacatttcttttttcactttttatcagcattttaatatttttgaaagtttcatttttttactaaaatttttatacttCATTAATAATGTTACTTTTTAACATTGtgtatatttcttttatacgtatttttaatttctagaattttttgataataaaaatgtattaagAAATGtggaaaatatttaaatattatacttATCGGTTCATATATAATCTTAgacataaaattattattaagaaAAGCAAAactctttttatatattacgtttttaaaaaaaaaaaaataaaataaaaaaatatgaatgtatataatattagCATATAtagaatttattttatgtattatttttaattttttattttttctcttcataatattatacattcatatattttaagagATTCagttaatttcttttttataattacgtctttttctttttctttttttttaataaaataaaaactttatatattattaataaaatattaaaaatgtatatatatattttacgaAGAAATAACTGTATATAGATTTAtacatctttttttaatacaaagTTGATGGTttattgaataaaataatgtattttatgaaattagatatatataaatgatatgcacaaaattttttaatttctgtTTTTAACAGCAAATTTTGAGTAAAAGAATTTTAgacataaataattaataaacaCACATATAATGTGCATATTCATatctataaataaataaatatgcacatatgcatataaatatacaaatacAAGCATATATGTATGTATTAAAGCTTAGTGtttcataaaatataaatagttatattaacaaaattttaaataatttataaaaaattttattaaaattatgattgttcataaaaatattaattcataatattccattaatttaatttttttttttctctctctctttttatatatccctatgaaaaaataagatataaCAAAGCCATTCTCACATATAAACCATTTTCTGCCTGTAGAAAATAAACACTTCTTGGATCTTCATCTACTTCTACTTTTATTTCGTTAACTCTTGGAAGAGGGTGAAGaatctataaaaaattttaaataaaaaaaaaaaataaaataaatgaagattattgcataaatttataattctatataaattaaacGTTCTGAAATAcataagaatttttattattgtataGAATGAAAATtgcataaaaattataaaatatactaTAGATATTCATTAACTTTTTCAAATAAGgatatgaataatttttttttttttactatataatacaataaatatttttttaaaagtaaaaattaccTTAGCATCTTTTCTCGTATTTTTTAGGGCTTTGTTGTCTAAAATGAAAGCATCTTTATAagtattatattcatttaaatctGAAAATCTTTCTTTTTGTATCCTtgtcatatatattatatgtgCGTCTTTTAATcctttttctaaattatcatatttttttatagagtttttattgtaaaatccatttttttttaaattattagttATAGTGGTTATCAAATTTTCAGGAGCTTCTAATGATTTAcatgatataaaaatgaaattaacaTTGTATCTACTAAGTAATTTACTAAGTGAATGAACAGTTCttccattttttaaatcaccAACAAATGCAacgttaatttttttcttttcatatcTTTCTAAAATATGAgggaaaaaattataaatagtGTAAAAGTCTAAAAGCGATTGAGTTGGATGTTCTCCTGTGCCATTTCCTGCATTAATTATTGGCTTGCTTGATGACTTAATAGCAAGATCTATATTGTTctatgaaaaatttataaaaagagataaagtaatataaataaaaataaaaatgtagatatgtatatatttatataaaatatattctgaaaattttctatattttttattacatttgaTGGATCCCTGTATATAATACCATCAACatattttgataaaattGTAAATGCATCTTGGATAGTTTCTCCTTTGTAAAAGGATGTAGAGTTCATATCAGTGATATTTATTACCTTTGAACCAAGTTTTAAAATTGCAGAATCAAAGGAACATCTAGTTCTTGTGCTTGGTTCTAAAAATATGCTACAGAAAGTTTTACTATCTAAATATTTACaatcttcattattttttaataaggtttcaaattttttagatGTGAATATTATTGCTAATAATTCATCGTCGTCTATATCATCAATATTAATAACatgtttatttttcatttttttaataattttatctaaatCTATGTTGTATTTCctgtttaaataaaattttttatctattataaattttttttttttttttgctgaAACTATATAAACAAATACTGCTGCTATTAAAATTGCAACTGTTGTGTATATATAACACAATACTtcaatcatttttttatatattttactgaaagaaaaaattataattattaatgtgctgaaaaagaattaaatcatttatataattattaattaaatttttaaatagacactaaattcttaaaaatattgaaaaaaaaggtattgtattcaaatgataatttaaaagaaatttaacAATTCTATgaatgtaaaatattttgaatttataaaaatataataatttttattaggaatttattaaataaaaatgcaaCTTCAAACTCTCTAAAATTAAAgatatttacaaaatattttgtaacaataattaaaattttatattagatAATTTAAAGAGAAATTATATATGTGTTCATGTATTTccttatatataaaaatattattcaaatttacatattctttaattatgtaaaaatatatattaatagttcattttattacaaaaaatatgtaaaatatttaatcttaaatttattaatatgaaTTCACAAAACGGTTTGATTATATCTctattctttattatttttattttattattattttatttgttttttttttttttttaattattattcatcCTTAATTACTTATTTTAGAAGATACTAttaagaaaaacaaaataacataaaaaaataaaaattttttattataaagatACAtgcatttttgttttatgtttcttttagaaatattttaagcATATATAATTCATGATGAAAATTAAACGAATAAATGAACATTTCTAaagatattatatatattaattttaaaatatatatatatatatatatatatattagaatatttaactcttaaaatagaaattttgTTCGAATAATTaatgttatatttaaaattaagcAACTACTGAGCACTTTGagatttataaataaaaatatatattcattaaattcacgaaaacaaaaaatttacaaaagtagcttttttttcctttttatatgtaattaaaaaaattactaaattttttgaaaaaaagttgtatataaagataataatatatgaaaatgtaaattataaaaaaaaaataaaaattgagaataattaaaaagaaatgtttatAGCAAATTATTTTGATAGAAGAGATAAAGATAATGAAAAGAAATCACAAACAAGTGAAAATgatgaatataaaagaagTAATATAGAGAATCtgctaaaaaataatttaattctgaaaaaggataaaaaaaatttaggatataatgaaaatggaaaagaacaaataaaagaaaaattatcaaattttttaaaaaaagcattaaaaaaaaaaataaagaaagaaaatatagGAAAGGATGACGATGATAAGAAAGAACAGAAAGAAAGAGATTTTTATAATGAGACAAATTTGGATAGAATATATACTAAGAATAAAGAAGAAAGCACAATGGaaacatttttaaaagaaaataaaaaactaaaCTATTGCgcagaaaatatattattattaggtAGTTACTTAGAatttgataaattaaaagaagttAATATTCAAGATATATACAAATTAattgataaatatatttttgaaaatgaaTTGGAAATCAATGAAATTAAAGTAAAATTAGAAGTAGAGGTACaaagagaattaaaaaaagaaaaagataagtTACATCATATtagtaatataaaaagtaaattagCGGATATCAGTATAATAGAAGAGGAAAATAATGCTAATTCTATTGAGTATATGATGaatgaaatgaaaataataaaaaaattaataaagcaAAAGGATTATCTTATATGTGTAAAAAATACCTTATTGAAATTAGAAAATGCAAAGAAGTGTGcaattaatagaaaatatgaAGAATCATTACATATTATTTTAGACATAGTAAAACTATTAcatgtatttaaaaaaaatttcaaagaACAAATTATTAATGGTATTAAATTCTTTATTCCTCTATTATCggaatattatttaaacaaAGCAAAGTTATTATTAGCATGCATCTATTGGGGAAATAACATATCTTACGTATCAACAACTGCTTTAGaagaattaataaatgatatagatagtgatgatgaaaattttagaaatatAGTAACtaaagataatataaataaaaaagtgaTTGGAGAAACTAACAATATAGTTAATGCAGATAATTCAATTAATACAAATGATTTaagtaataataacaaagaaataaataataaatatataaatcgAAAATCTTTTAAAGAAGAAATTAAAgattctattatttttgatAATACATATGTgtcattaataaaaaaagaaagttcagaatttattaatattttaataagttGGAACCtaattgaaaaaattgataattatctgaaaaatgaaaaaaacacTAGAGAAGAATTTTCTTTtagtaaaaaagaatattcaaTATCATACACTAACGAATTAACTAGTaacataatttattattttcgatcactttttcaaaattttaaaagcCCCTTATTTAAATTTGATAAGCCAGAATGGGgtctaaaatatttattttatcagtCAATTATAAGTAATTCCATTTTAAAAATGCTTTTGCATTTCGCTCATAAAGATctcaaaaataatatattattacaaGATGCATTACAAGGTATTTCCTTAAGtagtaataaatataaaaaaaataataatgataataattttgatTGTAACAATAtgaatttacaaaaaaacattgatattcaaaattttaattcaatAGATCCAAGAGAGGATAATAA harbors:
- the ATCase gene encoding aspartate carbamoyltransferase, putative, translating into MIEVLCYIYTTVAILIAAVFVYIVSAKKKKKFIIDKKFYLNRKYNIDLDKIIKKMKNKHVINIDDIDDDELLAIIFTSKKFETLLKNNEDCKYLDSKTFCSIFLEPSTRTRCSFDSAILKLGSKVINITDMNSTSFYKGETIQDAFTILSKYVDGIIYRDPSNNNIDLAIKSSSKPIINAGNGTGEHPTQSLLDFYTIYNFFPHILERYEKKKINVAFVGDLKNGRTVHSLSKLLSRYNVNFIFISCKSLEAPENLITTITNNLKKNGFYNKNSIKKYDNLEKGLKDAHIIYMTRIQKERFSDLNEYNTYKDAFILDNKALKNTRKDAKILHPLPRVNEIKVEVDEDPRSVYFLQAENGLYVRMALLYLIFS